TTTTAACTTTTCTGGGAAAAATATAGGTATGGACAATGAAATTACAATGAAAACCATAAGCATAATTATACACTGGTATGCATCATATGTATTACTACCCACACTTTCTACAATTctattaaaaagtattttatctttatatcaTTGTAGTAATGGTATAATTGCTAATGTGGTAAAGCCAGACAGAATTTTTAAATACCCCATTATACTTACATTATGTAATTGCAATATTAAACAACTTTGAATATTCTAATTCTTCTTTCCCTGTTTATTCCTGCTGGTTTTTCTCACTGTGATTAATTTTTTCCTGATTAATTTCTTCAGCAGCCATAGAAACTCACAGTCCAAGTCTGCATGGTCTCGTTCAAACCTAATGTGATTCacgtttgtgtatgtgtgtgcacgtaGCATAACATAGTCGTTTGCATTGTGTTGCCTGTCGCAAATTTGTTTCCACAGTGCATGGGTACAGTCATATGTTGTTCAAATCGGAGATACATGCTCTTCAAGTTTCCAGAGTGAAGCTATGTTTTCAAGAAGTAGTGGTGTAATATTCATAATTTGTCCCAGCCATGCTCTGCTCCCGAATCCCTATCACAAATTTTCCATTCAAAAGAAATTGTGCTTTGTGAAACAAAACAGCAGGTGCATCTAAAACCAAAAGGGCAAAAAATGCGCAATTACTATATCACAATACTTGTACCTAATTTTCTCTCTACTTGGACAACCATCCACACGAAACACGGTTGCCTGGTTACAGTCATCTTTCCATTGACTCGATGACACACTCATGACATTCCATGTTGTAAAGGGTGTAAATTGGACTCAAACGACTAGCTTGATGACACCTGAGCTAAACTAGCGAGCTCATTGCGAACAACGTTCTCTTTAGAGCTGAAGAATGAGACGGTAGAAATGTGcgcattttgtttaaatgagtCTGAATGGCACGTAATTGCATTTGCAAAAGTCAAAGTTGAAGTGTTGATGTCAGCTGCAGATTTCGTGTGCAAGGTAGCTAAACAAAGTTCTCCAGCTAATGTACACAATTACATATATTTCCATCAGTTTATCCTAATAGAGCTTCTTTTCTTCAAATCGTCGAAACTGATCTTCTCTCACTTGGTGATGATTGCAGTGCCTACGAGCAAAAGCATGCAGCAGGAATGAAGGGCTCCAGTCCTGCAAATACACCTTGCAGCACACCAGTGTCCCCTCATCAGCACCATGTGTCTCCCAGTGCCGGCCTCACCCCCAAACCAGACAGAACATACCCCCACCTCAACGGCCCACAGCCCCTCCCAGACACTACCTACAACATTGACCACAGGTATTTATGCAAATACTGAGCCAAAACAAGCTGTTCTATTATACATATTAGTCTATATATATGTAAAGCTTCTACATCAAGAAGTTTCTAATATCAGGATTTGAAGattagacagtttttttttataaaaatagaccacagaaagcagacaaaaaatcttaaaacaattcCTTAGGCAAGTTATCACTTATTGCTAAAGATTTGAAAACAATTATCAGTTCCAGAGATTGGAGCCACTCGTGTCTTTTGTTATACTGTAAAAACAACTGTGATGTATCAAAGATGACTGTAATACATatgataattaatattataacaaaaagaaacaaaacaaaagaaaacccaaATTAACTATAGTATCGTTTGAAGTCAAAGCAGGTGAGATGATtgtgaaatatacagtataagtcACAGGACTTTGAATGCTAACCAGACAGGACAACAAAACAGATTTTAGTGAGAATATTTGATAAAAACAGCCATTTtagttaatgttttaaataataacatataaaatTGTGTGAGTGATGTTTGTTCCATAAAAGAGTGATGTGTaacctaaaaataaaatgcacttttACCCTGAAACATTAATTAAAGACTAACAACctatttattaatgtaaaataaactaCATATATATTCTAAATAGATTTGTGTTTCAGATTTGGTATTTGTTATTCGGAAATTTAAAATTGACCCGAATTATACTGTGAAGGTATCGAATATGAGCAGATTGTAAGGGTTAAAGAATGTTCAGTGGATAAAGGTActatgcaaaacataaaatagcagaaaaatcattaattatttaatttcaataaactagaagaatagaataatacattattttattgccAAAACTGAAATAGTATTCAGTAGGGAGCTGTCTAGTAGCTAAATGGTTTTCTGCCCTGGAAATTGATCTGAAAGATCTCAGAATTATTGTTGTGGCTTTTTTGCTGATGCACTTGAGTGTCACTCGGAAAAGTCAGAGCATATGCTTTAAATTCACAGTTACATTCacgaaaaatgaatgaaaagtaatttttttaatgaaaggtCAAGTTTTTATCATGACTTTGCTGTTGAAATGACTTTCCTTAGGTTCCGGCGTCAGCTATCAGAGCCGTGTCACTCGTTCCCTTCACCGGCTCCAATGGGGCGAGACGGGCGTCCCTTGTACCACAGGCAAATGTCTGAACCCAGCATTCCCTTTCAGTCCCAAGGGTTTAAGCAAGAATACTCGGATCCTCTGTTTGAGCATCCGCTCATAGTGGGAGCCCCCCTGCCTCAATCTTACCCCCCTTCTATGATGATAAAGCAAGAGCCACGAGATTTTACCTATGACTCAGGTGattcacataaacacaaaaacgcaCTTATTTATGTTAGATGCTACGGAATGAGACATTGTCTGGAGACGTGCTGGGATTCAAATTAGAGAAACcctatatataagatataataatgtattataactTTTATCCTCATTTCAACTTTATAACTTTcaactttcatttaatttataatcTTTGCTATTCGTTTTGGTCACATGTTTACCAAAATCCTTCTTGTCTTGAGTGTTTttgaattaattgaattaattataCATAGCTCACAGATGTTTAGCATTTGGTTAGCGGGAACAGTCAGCCTAAATTTGCTAATAACCTCCCCTCAGCCGAGTATTAACCTCCCCACAAGTATGACAGGAAAGAGTCTGAGACTGTTCCggtaaatgctgtttttttttttttcctctaaaggCAGATCGTGGTTGTGTGAGGGATGGGGTGACTGATAGAATTAGTGCATTAGTAGAGAAAAGGGGCTCTGGTCTCATTTCCTGAGGGCCTGGCTGAAGCAGGGAAGAGAGAAGGGCCCCTATAATCTCTCCCCCGGGGCCCTCAGGCTATTGGCTCAGCTCTGGCATGAATGAAGTGGCGTTTGCtgttcattcataaaaaaaaaaaagaaaaaaactcgaGGTACATTGGAGCAGCCTGTCAGGAAGGAATGTAGTGTCTGGCCCTCAGCTGCTTCCTGTCATGGTTATGGGAATCAGGACACATGCCCTAATCCCCTCTCCTGAGAAACAGACATGTCGCTTTGCATTTTGGGGAAGTAAACGTGGTTATTTCGGgaatttattattcaatattcaaaatatataaattattcaaAATTATATCACttatacaaaaacaaatctatataataaccttattacttttttttactttgatggTGAAAACGCCTATTTCGTGTCTTGTcagttaaaataatttattcccATAAAAAAGCATGTTTGTTGTGTGCTGTCGAAAGGATGGGAGGGCAGTGGCTAATTTAATTAACAGTAATTTCCTCGACAGGGCCATTACTTGAATGAGGCCTTGAAAGATCTTTATAGTCTCAAATGAACAGGGTTAGCTGTTTTATTGAGCATTCACTTAGAAACTGCACCTTTGCTTTGATTAAAttacagttcaagacaacaaaacaaatatatagtgCCAAAAATGCTTGCAGGTTTTGTGATCACTTTTTATGTGCATATGCTGTGCGTCTATTTATAGTGCAGGAAATGTATTCTAAATCgatttgtcttattttttcttctgtatgTTTTGCAGAAGTGCCTAGCTGCCACTCTGTTTACCTGAGACAAGAGAGTTATTTAGCTCATTCAAACAGAGCTGAAGGTATTGTTCAAAGCTTTACATTATCATTCATTAAATCTAAAAGGAAAGTAGGCCCCTTTGTGTTTCAGCTGTGTTTTTGTGAATTCTGTACATAATAACGTCTTCTTGCTACAGGTTGCATGTTTGATAAAGGCACCAGGCATTTCTACGATGACACGTGTGTAGTACCAGAAAAGGCTGAAggttagttttattttaaagtgtaaTCATCACTGTAGATATCACTGCCTAGTTTAATGAAGGATTGCATAATGAATTTTTGCCATTTGAGAAAATTCTTATATGTAACTCAAATCTGTCTTTCATACACCATTTGATTTGTCTTTGTTTCCTGTGTTATAATAGCATATATTTTATCTAAATATACTTcaaacacatacatatctaATGCAAATTCTGTGATCTCTTCATGCCCAACACctgatattaaaattattatttctttagtttCCTTTTGCTTGGAAATTAGTAACTTAATGGTCTGTGATTAAACACACCCATGTAAACTAGTGGAACAGTGACATCAGGGTGCTTGTGTGTGGGTTCTAACAAAATGTGCATTGCCTTCATCAGTGAATAGATAGTttgaataatataatttaaaactaatttaattaaaaatcagTGTCCAAAACAATTACAGCTGCTAGGATTCAGCTTTGCACAGGCACTGACATAAGTTTTAAGAAgtgaatttaaattattttcatgcCAAATGTTAAGGTAATGTAAAAATTCACCAGTGAATGATAtaattatctttaaaaaaaaaaattatgaaaatgtcCTCCTATTAAAAGAATAACCATTACAGGATgggcttgtttatttatttatttgtatgtttattatttattttattagttaattttaataaattattaaagtgAATTTCAGTACCAAATGATAAATGCTTACtttttaacaattaaatcattcgttttatcaataataaatcaaaagcAATAATGTATActtgatttaatattttctaacaaaaataatcataaaataaacatttattatttgcatttaccTGTTTGCATGAAATGTTGTGATAAATATTGCAATATGGTACTTTTTTGATACATAACAGCAAATATGATGTCACAACTGATGCAATTGGAGTTGAATAATGTGTTATGGAAAAAATGAATACCATgcagtatatttattattatttacatgtaaTGCCTGTCATTATCTATTATTAGGGCTCTTCTAAGTAAAAGATTATTTTCTGTAATATTAAAGATAAATCTCTTATCTGTGACTAAACTCCAGTTTTCTTGTTAAAACGCATCAAAGCTTTTTTGCTGTCCACTTTCAAAAAGTGCCATTGTGTATTGTGACCTGTGAGAGTTTTTGTACTCCTCAGGTAAAACACACTGTGGAGAAATTGATGTGATCAGCTGTTTCATGACTGCAGGGGACATCAAACAGGAGGCAGGGCTTTACCGTGAGGGTCCCACCTATCAGAGGCGCGGTTCACTGCAGCTCTGGCAGTTCCTAGTAGCCCTGCTTGATGACCCCTCCAACTCCCACTTCATTGCGTGGACGGGCCGAGGAATGGAGTTCAAACTCATTGAACCTGAGGAGGTACTGGTTCCAAAGATGTCATATGAAGTTTAAATGTGCTTCTGGGTTCTATTAagaattattatgattattatgacaATTTCCTTGACATGTTTTTTAATCTTGCTCTGCTGGCAGCAAATCTTATTGGCCATCACCATTTCAAGATTAAAGATAAAGTTTAGAAACAGGTTTAATTATGTTTACCATAAACTCATAATATAAAttacatcattttaatataagtAAAGTATATCCGATatgatgtatatataatttcaaggattaaaatgtgttttccaaacatgtattattatagattataaaaaaatttataaaatgcttTTCAGTTGAATAATTAAATAGTAAACCAGCAAGGATTGTAAGGGATTAAAAATCCCATTGTATATTATCTCTAACTATCATTGGCCACAATTAGCATCATAaacaatatttacattacataatGTGAATGTTGAATATATTGCTCATTTATTTGACTGCTCTTATTTCACAGAATCACGCTAAGATTAAATAGACATACATATTCATGCTGGGGGAAGTAATGCTTTATTAGGATTAAAAGATAAAGAACTATTTctttcaataaaatacaaaaaaaagctttgttctgtttgtgtagtaatatataatttttcagtATGCAttattattcagaaaaaaaacctttaaaatggTGCATTAAATGATGTCTAAACTTGAATGACATTTTAATGAGATTAGTATTAGATAAAGATGATTTTAAATCCGGTTTAACAGGACTAATATACTCTGAATTGCTTAATTACTTGATTACTTCATCCAAATTTAAGACGAAACTTAATCTGCCAAATCAAGTTTTCACTCCATCTTCAAACCACCATTTTAAATGTTCAGTTTGAGCTCAAGACCATGTTTTGATGACCCGTTAAAGGCCAGGCCTTGTGTAATAGAGATTTAAAAGTAGATAGACTTTCATGACCATCCAAACAAAACACGCAGCAGAGAGCTGACTGCTAAATATTTCGAAAGTAAAAGCCATGTTGACTAGCTGAGGTTTTTCAAGGAGACTAACAGTGCTGCATTTGTGAGCTGCATCCAGCTCTGGcttgtgtatgcgtgtgtgtaggAAGCTGGCACTGGCCCATTGGGCAGCTGTAGGGGACAGGGGGCCAATTCATGCCATCAGGTGACCCAGGGCTGCAGGGTTTGACCAGGCAGGTGGACGACGTGAATGAAAAAAGGCCGACTGTGGCAGGTTCAGGGAGAATAGAGGGAGGAAGATTTGAAAAAGAAGCAGGGGGGCATACGGACAGGTGCCATAACATCTGCCATGCTTCACTCATCCTAATGAGCACATCTCAAAATGATACATACAGCATGTCCACCTGAAGGAGTTTCAGAGACTAAAATAATAAGTGTCGTGTATAATTAGAGACCATTCCGTGATAAAGAGCGATTGCGCTTGAGAATTAATGAATTCTTCTTATGTGCTTATGGCCATTTTTTATTCCGAAGGTGGCACGACGCTGGGGGATCCAAAAGAATCGCCCTGCCATGAACTACGACAAACTCAGCCGCTCGTTACGCTATTACTACGAGAAAGGGATCATGCAGAAGGTAAAGGATGTGACAAAGCTAATacattatgaaaaaaattattaggtTTAATGTAATATGTATTACCTTTTCAGCAAAAAATCTATTACAAAGTTGGTAAAATATGTTCACGTCCATGTTCAAGCAGCACCTTAAAAGTGAAACTGATCGCAGTggactttgcttttttttcctgctctttAGGTGGCAGGTGAGAGATATGTGTATAAGTTTGTGTGCGACCCCGAGGCCTTGTTCTCCATGGCCTTCCCTGACAATCAGCGGCCCGTCCTGAAGACCGACATGGAGAGGCAGataaatgaggaagaaaccgtgCCTCTGTCGCACTACGACGAAAGCGTGGCATACGTTCAAGATGGAACCTACTGCAACCCACACCCTTACAGCGAAGGCTACGTCTACTGATCATGGAGCACAGACTTCTGCCACATTGGTCTCACCTTTTAAAATTTGTAAGAATTCATAAACTAGTATGAAAAGTTATGAGCGGTTCCATGATTGGGGTGGAGTGGGGAGTTATCGCTCATAGTTTTTCTTACAATTCTATTCATATAAattccaacaacaacaacatcaataTAGTAACTCTCTCATTAGAATTCTTATGAATTTTGTGTGAGATCAGGACTTCTCCGGATTCCTCTTTCTGTCGTCTCTGTCGTTCCCCGGGACAAAGAGTGCACTTTATGGACAGAGAAATGGGCAGCGTGTAAAACCTACTGTCCTAGTTACGGTAGCCGCTCCTTTGACGTTGTTTCTTTTTCAATAAGTGGGAGGGTGGGGTGGGTTGAGCATGCCAGATTCACACAGGACAAACTCTGGAAAAATTGACTCTTTCTGGAACTATGTGTTCATCTATTTAGACAGGTTTCTAGTCTGGAGAATGTGGGTGAATAAATCTCAACCTCTTTTACTAGGATATCTTTAAATCATTTGTGGAGtgctcatttattttcattacccATCTACTTGGTGTCATGCTGAGTAGCAGCTAATAACTCAGTGTATTTGTATCAGAATTAAAGCCTATCAAACTCTCCACCGTGAAAATGAAACAAGCACACGTATCAGTGAGTCACAGTTCAATGTGTGGAAAAGATCACATAAAATGCACTTATCTGTTATTAGGAAAAAAGTGATGAACTACTACAATGGAGGAAGTACAAAATGTCTGTTATCTTTCTTTTTGGACAATCTGGTCCATCCATAGagaaaatacatatacatttacataaaataaacattccTGATGACTGATTGTATAAGATTTGGAAACTGGTTTTACCCTGTGctgttgtcattttttttttttttttcatttcttagattaaaaatatctatattttatgATTTGGTATGCAAAATCCATCCCAATccatattttaagaaaaatatagttTCATGATATCACACATTTCTAGTCCAAATCTCTGGTAATTATTATGTACATTTAGATTTCCTGTAggcagttttttgttttaagaatTCATAGACAAAGGTTGCAGATAAATGTTTCAATTCCCAACTCCTCCATAATCTCTGAACATATGAACATGTATATTCAGGTTGCAACACATCGATGCTGCTTTTTCATGTGATTGGATACATGTAGTTGTTCCATAACAGATGGCAGCTATGCCCTGCAGTACGCTCAttcatgttttttgtctttttttacaagaaaaaaaaattaataaataaaattcagtgtttattgaatgtaaaaatatattcaacattaAGGAGGAAATGGCAATAGCTACACTTCTGTAATAAAACCGTGTTGAAATACAAATGAGTcttcaatcaaaaaaaaaaaaaaaattattttgagtaattttgtcttttttaagaACTTTTTTTGCTTGCTGTTAAGCTGTTTCATGTacaaatcatacacacactctaacatatAGGCCCTTAGAATAATTTAAGCTAtactgtgtgggttttttttttgcttagcgATCTAACAACACTGCATTATTTCAAAGACAGTCCACAGAAAATCAATATCTAAATGCAGCATAATCCACAATCAGTTTAAGGAAGCTTTTAGAACTAAGTAAATGTTTAGAAAGGATGGTTTTATGTGGACCTACAATTTGCAAATTCAGAGGTTCtgaatggatttttttcccaaatataACCAGTGTATGGGAACTTTCTGGAACTCCCAAGTAGATATTTCCAATAATGTGCAGCATGTCCACTGGTtaacaaacatttaatttaaaggaCTATGGTATATGGTCCTATCAAAAGCTCCTGACAGCCTTACATTGAAAAAACACAGTTGACAAAGCGGTGGTGTGTCCTACACCTCAGATCAAAACGGAGCTTTGCTTCTGCAGTTTGTTTAGTGGCTATCTGATCAAGACACATTGGTGGGattatattgaaaaaagaaataattaagtAGAAGACTGGGTGAAGATTGGATAATGAATAAGCAGTGATTCATTTCAACTGGGCCTGTGTACAGCTTTCCTtcttaaaacattattttaggaAACAGTTAAAAGTCAAGAAAATGTGAGGATCATTTCAAGTTctacaaaaaacaagaaaggtGCGATTACAAATCTACTCTTGTGTTAACAGACTTTTTGTAAATGGCACTAATTCTCAGGTTCAGGTGAAAAGGTGACAGATTCTTATGCGTTAGAATTTGTCAAAtagtgtttcttcttcttctccttcagaGCCTGGCAAAATCTTctgtaaaaaacacaaagaaatctccctattttattaaagaagcATCAACTATGGGGGAACTAGAGccacagacagacatgcacatGTATTAGCACAAAGCTGCGGTCAAATTTGTCTGTTAAAATTGTCGTCACGGTTCTCAAGAGGACACAAATGATTGTGGTTCATTCAAATATCTCAGATTGAAATATcatgcaaagccttctctgctctAAAATGTGTTCTGTTTTAGTTTGTGGACCTTttgttataaagttataaaggGAATTCCTGATAAAAGAAAGGTTTCATCAATGTATATTCACATGCGTCCTTATGTCTCCACTGTATTTAACAGAAATGTTACACATGGTGACACAGATATAAAGACAaacgtttttaaataaatgatattaataagaACAAACCTTGTTTATAACAGTAATCATTCTATAGTTCAGTTAATAAGACATTGCATCAGACGCATCACTAAAGATTCTTTAAGTGTACAGTATAGGTCTGTTGAAGCTGAAATGCTAAAAAACGATGAAGCAAATTCTTGCATTAAACACATACTACTTATCTTTTCTAAGTCATATTGAAAGGTTTTTTTCTGAACTGATTAATCTTTCCTctactctctcactctttctctgtaCTCTTTTTGATCAGGTTTGCTTCCAAGGCCACAGAGTCAAATCCCTTACAAATGGTGTTTCCTTACCAAAATGGAAACACTGCTCTCTGGTCACTGTAATGCAATCATGCCTCTTTCATGTgagcaattaatttttttcctgtgtttattGTAGTAAAATACTGAAAGgctataaattttttaaaaagttttgtttGTACATCAGACATTGCAAAAACTCTATCAACAACAGAGTGCATAATCAATTCACCCAATCtcttaaaatgtgtatttaacaaACACTTTGACCATATGTTTCAGTGGGCTGACAGTAATTCTACCATTCTCCCCCATTCAACAGCAAGCAAACGCCTGCTCGCTCGGTCAGCTCCATTAGTAGAGTGGCTGGTGTTAAGCATTTAGCTCGGCACACGGTGTACCCATTCATCCACCTCTGTGTTTGCTGAGGCTCGCGTTGTCTCACTCTGCTTTATAGCATCCCATGTTTGCTCATAGGAAATGGTTTGTGTCCCAGTTGGCAGTGTTTGACAAGTGAAATGAAACCAAATGGGCCTTAGTGTAACTAAATGTTTTTGGGGTACCTCAACAAGTTTGAATGCACATAAGAAAAAccgagagggaaaaaaagcacttaCTGCACATCAATAGCCAGGAATTGACAgcgtaaaaaaaatgcatgaatcCTTTAGAGACTCATCCATAGTGCAAAGGTTATTATTTAGGCCAATTTAAGAA
The DNA window shown above is from Silurus meridionalis isolate SWU-2019-XX chromosome 12, ASM1480568v1, whole genome shotgun sequence and carries:
- the etv1 gene encoding ETS translocation variant 1 isoform X3; translated protein: MLQDLSASVLFPSCLQHRPLAQVPDNDEQFVPDFQAENLAFHGLQLRIKREPHSPCANLGSACSQERPFKLHYGEKCMYNISAYEQKHAAGMKGSSPANTPCSTPVSPHQHHVSPSAGLTPKPDRTYPHLNGPQPLPDTTYNIDHRFRRQLSEPCHSFPSPAPMGRDGRPLYHRQMSEPSIPFQSQGFKQEYSDPLFEHPLIVGAPLPQSYPPSMMIKQEPRDFTYDSEVPSCHSVYLRQESYLAHSNRAEGCMFDKGTRHFYDDTCVVPEKAEGKTHCGEIDVISCFMTAGDIKQEAGLYREGPTYQRRGSLQLWQFLVALLDDPSNSHFIAWTGRGMEFKLIEPEEVARRWGIQKNRPAMNYDKLSRSLRYYYEKGIMQKVAGERYVYKFVCDPEALFSMAFPDNQRPVLKTDMERQINEEETVPLSHYDESVAYVQDGTYCNPHPYSEGYVY
- the etv1 gene encoding ETS translocation variant 1 isoform X2 — translated: MDTLYDQRVPFINAHGKACSNRLAKDKKRKFINSDLALDSEELFQDLSQLQETWLAEAQVPDNDEQFVPDFQAENLAFHGLQLRIKREPHSPCANLGSACSQERPFKLHYGEKCMYNISAYEQKHAAGMKGSSPANTPCSTPVSPHQHHVSPSAGLTPKPDRTYPHLNGPQPLPDTTYNIDHRFRRQLSEPCHSFPSPAPMGRDGRPLYHRQMSEPSIPFQSQGFKQEYSDPLFEHPLIVGAPLPQSYPPSMMIKQEPRDFTYDSEVPSCHSVYLRQESYLAHSNRAEGCMFDKGTRHFYDDTCVVPEKAEGDIKQEAGLYREGPTYQRRGSLQLWQFLVALLDDPSNSHFIAWTGRGMEFKLIEPEEVARRWGIQKNRPAMNYDKLSRSLRYYYEKGIMQKVAGERYVYKFVCDPEALFSMAFPDNQRPVLKTDMERQINEEETVPLSHYDESVAYVQDGTYCNPHPYSEGYVY
- the etv1 gene encoding ETS translocation variant 1 isoform X4 is translated as MLQDLSASVLFPSCLQHRPLAQVPDNDEQFVPDFQAENLAFHGLQLRIKREPHSPCANLGSACSQERPFKLHYGEKCMYNISAYEQKHAAGMKGSSPANTPCSTPVSPHQHHVSPSAGLTPKPDRTYPHLNGPQPLPDTTYNIDHRFRRQLSEPCHSFPSPAPMGRDGRPLYHRQMSEPSIPFQSQGFKQEYSDPLFEHPLIVGAPLPQSYPPSMMIKQEPRDFTYDSEVPSCHSVYLRQESYLAHSNRAEGCMFDKGTRHFYDDTCVVPEKAEGDIKQEAGLYREGPTYQRRGSLQLWQFLVALLDDPSNSHFIAWTGRGMEFKLIEPEEVARRWGIQKNRPAMNYDKLSRSLRYYYEKGIMQKVAGERYVYKFVCDPEALFSMAFPDNQRPVLKTDMERQINEEETVPLSHYDESVAYVQDGTYCNPHPYSEGYVY
- the etv1 gene encoding ETS translocation variant 1 isoform X1 → MDTLYDQRVPFINAHGKACSNRLAKDKKRKFINSDLALDSEELFQDLSQLQETWLAEAQVPDNDEQFVPDFQAENLAFHGLQLRIKREPHSPCANLGSACSQERPFKLHYGEKCMYNISAYEQKHAAGMKGSSPANTPCSTPVSPHQHHVSPSAGLTPKPDRTYPHLNGPQPLPDTTYNIDHRFRRQLSEPCHSFPSPAPMGRDGRPLYHRQMSEPSIPFQSQGFKQEYSDPLFEHPLIVGAPLPQSYPPSMMIKQEPRDFTYDSEVPSCHSVYLRQESYLAHSNRAEGCMFDKGTRHFYDDTCVVPEKAEGKTHCGEIDVISCFMTAGDIKQEAGLYREGPTYQRRGSLQLWQFLVALLDDPSNSHFIAWTGRGMEFKLIEPEEVARRWGIQKNRPAMNYDKLSRSLRYYYEKGIMQKVAGERYVYKFVCDPEALFSMAFPDNQRPVLKTDMERQINEEETVPLSHYDESVAYVQDGTYCNPHPYSEGYVY